Proteins from a single region of Dysosmobacter acutus:
- a CDS encoding Cas9 inhibitor AcrIIA9 family protein: MGAFSNVDYELQNNEAAVSNAFMEDDDMDMPQTVPAEPATGSFPPDTELAPATAVSEPSAVSDTQSEDEARRAHEAAEAKRKAEWDARQAEKQRAEQAALEKLDAMSPAELLKAAAKRVSADTEKLTRRNMKESVSEFIQTKCIDDLDFARLTMHPRKSMIHCFQYISRKAWDYVQDELKANGVQPGPGQQAYGCDIPDDLCYQWAEDYFRDPDAKEDQGDEEKFVPQPYRGKTSSKSVSKKKKEEKKNKPEKKEPPKKAEADDGQISLGDLSSFGEAA; encoded by the coding sequence AAGATGATGATATGGATATGCCGCAGACGGTCCCCGCGGAGCCAGCAACAGGCAGTTTCCCGCCGGACACAGAACTGGCTCCGGCCACAGCGGTCAGCGAACCGTCGGCCGTCTCCGACACCCAAAGTGAGGACGAGGCCCGCCGTGCGCACGAAGCGGCTGAAGCCAAGCGCAAGGCAGAATGGGACGCCAGGCAGGCAGAAAAGCAGCGGGCGGAACAGGCTGCATTGGAAAAGTTGGATGCCATGAGCCCGGCTGAACTGCTCAAGGCTGCCGCAAAGCGCGTGTCCGCAGATACGGAAAAGCTGACACGGCGCAACATGAAAGAAAGCGTTTCCGAGTTTATCCAGACCAAGTGCATTGATGACCTCGATTTTGCACGGCTTACCATGCACCCACGCAAAAGCATGATCCACTGTTTCCAATACATCAGCCGGAAGGCATGGGATTATGTGCAGGACGAGCTGAAGGCAAACGGCGTTCAGCCGGGCCCCGGTCAGCAGGCATACGGCTGCGATATTCCCGACGATCTCTGCTATCAGTGGGCGGAGGACTATTTCCGTGACCCCGATGCCAAGGAGGATCAGGGGGATGAAGAGAAGTTTGTCCCGCAGCCCTATCGTGGGAAAACATCTTCCAAGTCCGTTTCCAAGAAGAAAAAGGAAGAAAAGAAGAACAAGCCGGAGAAGAAGGAACCGCCGAAAAAAGCGGAAGCCGACGATGGGCAGATCTCGCTGGGAGACCTCTCCTCTTTTGGGGAGGCAGCCTGA
- a CDS encoding SPFH domain-containing protein — protein MGLIKAALGAAGGVLADQWKEYFYCEAIPSDVLAVKGRKKVTGRSSNTKGDDNIITNGSVIAIADGQCMLIVEQGKVVDVCAEPGEYTYDMSTEPSIFSGDLGDGVKDVFANIGKRFTFGGEAPKDQRIYYFNTKELTGNKYGTPSPVPFRVVDQRAGIDLDIGIRCFGEYSIRLKNPLLFYTNVCGNVSEDYKTENIAGQMKTELLTALQPAFAKISEMGIRYSALPGHTLELADALNEQLSGKWRDLRGMEIVSFGVSSVKANEEDEQMIKELQRNAAFMDPTRAAAHLVGSQGDAMKAAAANTGAGPAMAFMGMGMAGQAGGMNAQNLFQMGQQQQMQQQQMQMQQQAAQPAPAPAPAVQGWTCSCGQSGITGNFCPNCGSKKPEPKPAGDSWKCACGATATGKFCPECGSPKPAVTDNGWTCACGAVNKGKFCSECGAKKPAGVPQYKCDKCGWEPADPKHPPKFCPECGDPFDDGDIVG, from the coding sequence ATGGGACTCATTAAAGCGGCATTGGGCGCAGCCGGCGGCGTGCTGGCCGACCAGTGGAAAGAATACTTCTATTGCGAAGCCATCCCCTCGGATGTACTGGCGGTCAAGGGCAGGAAAAAGGTCACAGGCCGCTCCAGCAACACCAAGGGCGACGACAACATCATCACCAACGGCAGCGTGATCGCCATTGCGGACGGCCAGTGCATGCTCATCGTGGAGCAGGGCAAGGTGGTCGATGTGTGCGCAGAGCCCGGCGAATACACCTACGATATGTCCACCGAGCCGAGCATCTTCTCCGGTGATCTGGGCGATGGCGTCAAGGACGTGTTCGCCAACATCGGCAAGCGCTTCACCTTTGGCGGCGAAGCCCCCAAGGATCAGCGCATCTACTACTTCAACACCAAGGAGCTGACAGGCAACAAGTACGGCACGCCCAGTCCCGTACCCTTCCGCGTGGTGGACCAGCGCGCGGGCATCGATCTGGATATCGGCATCCGCTGCTTCGGCGAGTACAGCATCCGGCTGAAAAACCCGCTGCTGTTCTACACCAATGTCTGCGGCAACGTCAGCGAGGACTATAAGACCGAAAATATCGCGGGCCAGATGAAAACCGAGCTGCTGACCGCGCTTCAGCCCGCGTTTGCAAAGATCAGCGAAATGGGGATCCGCTACTCCGCCCTGCCCGGCCATACCCTGGAGCTGGCGGACGCCCTCAATGAGCAGCTTTCCGGAAAGTGGCGTGACCTCCGCGGCATGGAGATCGTTTCCTTCGGCGTTTCCAGTGTGAAGGCCAACGAGGAAGACGAGCAGATGATCAAGGAGCTGCAGCGCAACGCGGCCTTCATGGATCCCACCCGCGCGGCGGCGCACCTTGTCGGCTCGCAGGGCGACGCGATGAAAGCGGCAGCCGCCAACACAGGGGCAGGCCCCGCCATGGCCTTTATGGGCATGGGCATGGCAGGTCAGGCGGGCGGCATGAACGCACAGAACCTCTTCCAGATGGGTCAGCAGCAACAGATGCAGCAGCAACAGATGCAGATGCAGCAGCAGGCGGCGCAGCCCGCTCCCGCTCCGGCCCCCGCCGTACAGGGCTGGACTTGCAGCTGCGGCCAGAGCGGCATTACCGGCAACTTCTGCCCCAACTGCGGCAGCAAGAAGCCTGAGCCCAAGCCCGCGGGTGATAGCTGGAAGTGCGCCTGCGGTGCCACCGCCACCGGCAAGTTCTGCCCCGAGTGCGGCAGCCCCAAGCCCGCTGTCACGGACAACGGCTGGACGTGTGCCTGCGGCGCGGTGAACAAGGGCAAGTTCTGCTCTGAGTGCGGCGCGAAAAAGCCCGCCGGCGTCCCCCAGTATAAATGTGACAAGTGCGGCTGGGAGCCTGCCGACCCCAAGCATCCCCCCAAGTTCTGCCCCGAGTGCGGCGATCCCTTTGACGATGGGGACATCGTTGGATGA
- a CDS encoding TIGR00266 family protein — protein sequence MQYELKGGAFPVVVCRLNSGESMITEKGSMVWMTPNMEMTTTGGGGIGKMFSKALTGESMFQNIYTARGEGMITFGSSFPGQILPMEVTPGKSFILQKSAFLASEAGVQLSMHVNQKLGAGFFGGEGFIMQKLTGNGIAFAEVDGELVEYTLAPGEQMVVDTGYVMGFELSVSMDIQQVKGLKNMVLGGEGLFNTVLTGPGKIWLQTMPISGVAAAIQPFLTFGKK from the coding sequence ATGCAATACGAACTCAAAGGAGGCGCATTCCCCGTTGTAGTGTGCAGACTCAACAGCGGCGAGAGCATGATTACCGAAAAGGGATCCATGGTGTGGATGACGCCGAACATGGAGATGACCACCACCGGTGGCGGCGGCATCGGAAAGATGTTTTCCAAAGCCCTTACCGGCGAGAGCATGTTCCAGAACATTTACACGGCGCGGGGCGAAGGAATGATCACCTTCGGCTCGAGCTTCCCCGGCCAGATCCTTCCGATGGAGGTCACGCCGGGAAAGAGCTTTATCCTGCAAAAGAGCGCGTTCCTTGCCTCGGAGGCGGGGGTGCAGCTATCGATGCACGTCAACCAAAAGCTGGGCGCGGGCTTTTTCGGCGGCGAAGGCTTCATCATGCAGAAGCTTACCGGCAACGGCATCGCCTTTGCAGAGGTGGACGGCGAACTGGTGGAATACACCCTCGCCCCCGGCGAGCAGATGGTGGTCGATACCGGCTATGTGATGGGCTTTGAATTGAGCGTATCCATGGACATTCAGCAGGTCAAGGGACTCAAAAACATGGTGCTTGGCGGCGAGGGACTGTTCAACACCGTTCTTACCGGCCCCGGCAAGATCTGGCTCCAGACCATGCCCATCTCCGGTGTGGCCGCGGCGATCCAGCCGTTTTTGACCTTTGGCAAGAAGTAA
- a CDS encoding TM2 domain-containing protein, translating into MANLTGNLKDSMTATFPREFDIPNAMTIQEIYDKLNARAAAFQMPFSVKGGIPGERVVFEKEPNLDVIIWLHVKNGTHIKITPVTQDSSAKINGIDVGKNSVMRKGVKGVASRPLLQGQYIDGVTDTIKKILADETVPDYVAPAVMPGADKPLNWLTLLLLCIFVGGAGIHRFYAGKIGTGILYLFTGGLFGIGWLIDLVKIATGKFTDKNGNVVQKA; encoded by the coding sequence ATGGCGAACCTGACCGGAAATTTGAAGGACTCTATGACCGCGACCTTCCCCCGCGAATTCGATATCCCCAACGCAATGACGATCCAGGAAATCTATGACAAGCTGAACGCCCGCGCTGCGGCGTTCCAGATGCCGTTTTCCGTCAAGGGCGGTATTCCCGGCGAGCGCGTCGTCTTTGAGAAGGAACCAAACCTTGATGTTATCATCTGGCTCCATGTCAAGAACGGCACGCACATCAAGATCACGCCGGTCACGCAGGATAGCAGCGCCAAGATCAACGGCATTGACGTCGGCAAAAACAGCGTGATGCGCAAGGGCGTCAAGGGCGTTGCCAGCAGACCGCTGCTGCAGGGCCAGTACATCGACGGTGTGACCGACACCATCAAGAAGATCCTTGCCGACGAGACGGTTCCCGATTATGTGGCGCCTGCGGTAATGCCCGGCGCGGATAAGCCTCTAAACTGGCTGACGCTCCTGCTGCTGTGCATCTTCGTCGGCGGCGCGGGCATCCACCGCTTCTATGCGGGCAAGATCGGCACGGGTATTCTCTACCTGTTTACCGGCGGCCTGTTCGGGATCGGCTGGCTCATCGACCTCGTCAAGATCGCCACCGGGAAATTCACGGATAAGAATGGCAATGTCGTTCAAAAGGCATAA
- a CDS encoding sigma factor-like helix-turn-helix DNA-binding protein has product MYYRNDGKGESNITQNGFTAYLLSAVARRKADYLHAKQRRQAREVLTDPDDLSTEESPGISDPTDLLCCIENAALDEALNRISERDRYIFFSRVLHGRSFHELALELDLGYQGVAAAYHRVCKKVKEATGRDVK; this is encoded by the coding sequence ATGTATTATAGAAACGATGGAAAAGGGGAAAGCAACATCACCCAGAATGGATTTACCGCCTATTTGCTCTCGGCGGTCGCGCGCAGGAAGGCAGACTATCTTCACGCCAAACAGCGCCGACAGGCGAGAGAGGTACTGACAGATCCGGATGATCTGTCAACTGAGGAGTCTCCCGGCATTTCTGATCCGACCGATTTGCTTTGCTGCATTGAAAACGCTGCGCTTGATGAGGCTTTGAATCGCATCAGCGAGAGAGACCGCTATATCTTCTTTTCCCGTGTTTTGCATGGGCGCAGCTTCCATGAACTCGCTTTAGAGCTTGACCTTGGGTATCAGGGAGTTGCGGCTGCATATCATCGTGTCTGCAAAAAAGTCAAGGAGGCTACAGGGAGGGATGTAAAGTGA
- a CDS encoding DUF7666 domain-containing protein, whose translation MYAYKGFEPDLSCRGYRFVMGKNVTPEANCASNGFHCAENPLDCLTYYSDMDRSIYCLVQPGGDIDEDDRDSKIACTELTILRQLTRKEFFLHALAYMVDHPCRKVSGKVQREHSTSRNGYAIVRGKEPAACGKLGDILAFARERRETEVICQIAVAEVDGEKIQPGVWYDIDFVKREAVQK comes from the coding sequence ATGTACGCTTATAAAGGCTTTGAGCCGGATCTCTCCTGCCGTGGCTATCGGTTCGTCATGGGAAAGAATGTCACCCCGGAGGCAAACTGCGCCAGCAACGGTTTTCACTGTGCGGAGAATCCGCTGGATTGTCTCACCTATTACAGCGATATGGATCGCTCCATTTACTGCTTGGTGCAGCCCGGCGGGGATATTGACGAGGACGATCGTGACTCCAAAATTGCCTGCACAGAGCTGACGATCCTGCGGCAGCTGACGAGGAAAGAATTCTTTCTTCATGCACTTGCCTACATGGTGGATCACCCATGCCGCAAGGTAAGCGGCAAGGTACAGCGTGAGCACAGCACCAGCCGCAACGGCTATGCCATCGTTCGAGGCAAGGAACCCGCTGCGTGTGGAAAGCTGGGCGATATTCTCGCATTTGCCAGAGAGCGGCGTGAAACCGAAGTAATCTGTCAGATTGCTGTTGCCGAAGTAGATGGAGAAAAAATCCAGCCCGGAGTATGGTATGACATTGATTTTGTGAAAAGAGAGGCGGTGCAGAAATGA
- a CDS encoding TPM domain-containing protein has translation MNKKFTALLMALLLALTLCVPAMAVSEYGVIYDETDSLGSVELDYMGEHALPELSEKLQMDLRIDVFTDEDVSADTDVMDIAEYVYENSGYGWGENRDGVSLTLLMRAQPDGTYALAEDDWSIYTFLSQTRGSAQDLADTVYDAVAPYMAERAWNGEDVTMSGTALIQATDAMMNAVTEYINANCPPSETEPDPEPAATPTTAVPNVPRTLKSESMSYVFDHSHMLTDTQRAELEAQAKEISLRHHCGVYVAFVDDYTVYSDGGGVYKTTYQLYHGDQLGVGDDRDGIIILLSMAERDYAMFVYGTYAETAFNSYGQEKLEKAFLGNFKEDDWYGGVSNYLSTCDEYLTRADAGKPVRESPALLIAIAVVASCLLSGAICLFLKRSMKTVHQKVEANEYVAPGGLQLSKQYDRYTHTTEVRSKISSSDDSSSSGTSSCSGGGGSGRSGKF, from the coding sequence ATGAACAAGAAATTCACAGCTTTGCTGATGGCGCTCCTGTTGGCGCTGACACTGTGTGTTCCTGCCATGGCGGTGTCGGAATACGGTGTGATTTATGACGAGACCGATTCCCTTGGCTCCGTGGAGCTGGATTACATGGGCGAGCATGCCCTGCCGGAGCTTTCGGAAAAATTGCAGATGGACCTGCGGATTGACGTATTTACCGATGAGGACGTATCCGCAGATACCGACGTCATGGACATTGCGGAATACGTCTATGAAAACAGCGGCTATGGTTGGGGCGAGAACCGGGACGGCGTTTCCCTGACGCTGCTGATGCGGGCGCAGCCGGACGGAACCTATGCACTGGCAGAAGACGATTGGAGCATTTATACCTTTTTGAGCCAGACCCGGGGCAGCGCGCAGGATTTGGCGGATACCGTATATGATGCGGTGGCACCTTACATGGCGGAGCGGGCATGGAACGGGGAAGACGTGACCATGAGCGGAACGGCACTGATTCAAGCCACCGATGCCATGATGAATGCCGTGACGGAGTATATCAACGCGAATTGCCCGCCCAGCGAGACGGAACCGGACCCGGAGCCGGCGGCAACGCCCACCACGGCGGTGCCAAATGTGCCCCGGACCTTGAAAAGCGAGAGCATGAGCTATGTGTTCGACCACAGCCACATGCTCACCGATACCCAGCGGGCGGAGCTGGAGGCACAGGCAAAGGAAATTTCCCTGCGCCATCATTGCGGCGTCTACGTTGCGTTTGTAGATGATTACACCGTGTACAGCGACGGCGGCGGTGTTTACAAAACCACGTATCAGCTCTACCACGGAGATCAACTGGGTGTGGGCGATGACCGGGACGGCATTATCATTCTGCTGAGCATGGCGGAGCGGGATTACGCCATGTTTGTTTACGGTACGTATGCGGAAACCGCCTTTAACAGCTACGGTCAGGAAAAATTGGAAAAGGCATTCCTGGGCAACTTCAAGGAAGATGACTGGTATGGCGGCGTTTCCAATTATCTGAGCACTTGCGACGAGTACTTGACCCGGGCTGACGCAGGAAAACCCGTGCGGGAAAGTCCGGCACTGCTGATTGCGATTGCCGTTGTAGCCTCCTGCCTCTTGTCCGGCGCGATTTGTCTGTTCTTAAAGCGCAGCATGAAAACCGTACATCAGAAAGTCGAGGCAAACGAGTATGTTGCACCGGGCGGCTTGCAGCTGAGCAAGCAGTATGACCGCTATACCCACACCACCGAGGTTCGCAGCAAGATTTCCAGCAGCGATGACAGCAGCAGCTCTGGTACCAGCAGCTGCAGCGGAGGCGGCGGCAGTGGCCGCAGCGGAAAGTTTTAA
- a CDS encoding helix-turn-helix domain-containing protein, with protein sequence MNFKDLLLRAKDGDQQAKEEIFLMYRPLLFKESCVNGIFDEDLFQELSATLIHCIRMFKL encoded by the coding sequence GTGAACTTCAAGGATCTATTGCTCCGTGCAAAAGATGGTGACCAACAGGCGAAGGAAGAGATATTTTTGATGTATCGTCCGCTGCTGTTCAAGGAGTCCTGCGTGAACGGCATCTTTGACGAGGATCTCTTCCAGGAGCTTAGTGCAACGCTGATTCATTGTATCAGGATGTTCAAGCTCTAA
- a CDS encoding DUF6935 domain-containing protein — translation MQVTLTHLPDTAAEFEALPRQTPEQVCACFLCALNLYIKDKDAGVAAMDILRGPRPMTPYDTQFLRDRLRGKEYLPLAYFEGAAPENSYTPAQPYVLNVLPDPRPQDMEPGYLRLFLRTAGADSPRPIKLRQKPSTGEWFLWEYSSPLSGIRIPAAQDPWA, via the coding sequence ATGCAAGTAACACTCACCCATCTGCCGGATACGGCGGCGGAATTTGAGGCCCTGCCCCGGCAGACGCCCGAGCAGGTCTGCGCATGCTTCCTGTGCGCATTGAACCTATACATAAAGGACAAGGACGCGGGTGTGGCCGCCATGGACATTCTGCGCGGACCGCGCCCCATGACGCCCTACGACACCCAATTCCTGCGGGACCGTCTGCGGGGCAAGGAGTATCTGCCTCTGGCCTACTTTGAGGGCGCAGCGCCGGAAAACAGCTATACCCCCGCGCAGCCCTATGTGCTGAACGTCCTGCCGGATCCCCGCCCCCAGGACATGGAGCCGGGCTATCTCCGGCTATTTCTCAGGACGGCAGGCGCGGATTCTCCCCGTCCCATCAAGCTGCGGCAGAAGCCCTCTACCGGGGAATGGTTTTTGTGGGAGTATTCCAGCCCCTTGAGCGGCATCCGCATCCCCGCCGCGCAGGACCCGTGGGCATGA
- a CDS encoding sigma factor has translation MKNGFTITQRNAVVEQHLWCIDTVVAQYAAFMQTEPVDPDDVYQSLAVRLIRAVNSYDPRKGYLKEYILSQLKREMVRIRSTQAVYGLTQAPANIGSTIVPLTIAAQRESYWETYIAV, from the coding sequence ATGAAAAACGGATTTACGATCACGCAGCGCAACGCTGTGGTGGAACAGCATCTTTGGTGCATTGACACGGTCGTGGCGCAGTACGCCGCGTTTATGCAGACAGAACCCGTAGACCCCGATGATGTGTACCAGTCTTTGGCGGTACGCCTGATCCGGGCAGTCAACAGCTACGATCCCCGTAAAGGGTATCTGAAGGAGTACATCCTCTCTCAGCTCAAGCGAGAGATGGTTCGTATCCGGAGTACGCAGGCTGTCTATGGACTGACGCAGGCGCCGGCCAATATCGGCAGCACCATTGTTCCGCTCACGATTGCGGCACAGCGGGAATCGTACTGGGAAACCTATATTGCTGTATAA
- a CDS encoding PcfJ domain-containing protein yields MKNLPATEEMLAVAREDVPVKVGSGWNTSYRCRYSGFARSAVEGGILKVTLYDPDAMRLGGTLPVYEIFMEKEKQQFLTYDRAHDKWRTAKIDYLEWQAKGSNNVWISAVDDAQIRQYLVSDEKNVYRAILKFQRAVRDAELERRHRKETDPWDAELSQTPPLPKDWERWVNKVGIQENYIFYDYRKGGARYGYCTYCEKEVALKQRPYHNAVGKCPRCRHKITFKAKGKITDYLHSPTECAYLAQKCGDGFVIRQFQVSRQYRKEENTITSKTSSFEKQRIFYRADLSSHSYYWGWYKQRRTRWVEGIDEFVYTGMGYSYNEYCYQPGSIYGKTFSSIAPLLARTGLREYVRLCRGCVSPNWYLFAWGWFPRVEQICKANLPRLTTECLEDFGAVKSCIRQESETSLVKALALDTNRLSRLRTLNGGTIMLDWLQREKCSGRIIPDHVLRWLEQEKIHVSDIDFILNRMSEQQVCNYLQRQKSGTRDTLRQIISTWRDYLSMADKLGINTNDEIVYRVKLLRQRHDELVEQLRKRERDMEAAATARKYRKIAGICRLIKPKYEYTGEVYSIVVPSGVRDIMREGDALSHCVGKSDRYWERIEQQEAYILFLRKTAEIDKPYYTLEVEPNGTIRQKRTYFDRQNDDLKDAEMFLKEWQKVVSERLTESDREKAEKSKVLRLQEFEQLRQDDIRIHTGDLAGQRLVDVLVSDLMETAA; encoded by the coding sequence ATGAAGAATTTGCCTGCGACTGAAGAAATGCTTGCGGTGGCCCGCGAGGATGTCCCGGTCAAGGTCGGTTCGGGCTGGAACACTTCCTATCGATGCCGATACAGCGGTTTTGCACGAAGCGCGGTAGAGGGCGGCATTTTGAAGGTCACCCTGTATGACCCGGATGCAATGCGCCTTGGTGGGACGCTGCCGGTCTATGAGATTTTCATGGAGAAAGAAAAGCAGCAGTTTCTCACCTATGACCGTGCCCATGACAAATGGAGGACGGCAAAGATCGACTACTTGGAATGGCAGGCGAAGGGATCCAATAACGTATGGATCAGCGCCGTGGATGATGCGCAGATCCGGCAATATCTGGTGTCGGATGAAAAAAACGTATATCGGGCTATTCTGAAATTTCAGCGCGCCGTTCGTGATGCTGAACTGGAACGTCGGCATAGAAAGGAAACCGATCCGTGGGACGCGGAGCTCTCTCAGACGCCGCCGCTGCCGAAAGACTGGGAACGGTGGGTCAATAAGGTGGGTATTCAGGAAAACTACATCTTCTATGATTACCGCAAGGGCGGGGCAAGGTACGGCTACTGCACCTATTGTGAAAAGGAAGTCGCACTGAAACAGCGGCCCTATCATAACGCGGTGGGAAAGTGCCCGAGATGCCGTCATAAGATCACGTTCAAGGCGAAAGGGAAAATAACGGACTATCTGCACTCCCCAACAGAATGCGCATACCTGGCGCAGAAGTGCGGAGACGGGTTTGTGATTCGCCAATTTCAGGTGAGCAGGCAGTACCGGAAAGAAGAGAACACCATCACATCGAAAACCTCCAGCTTTGAGAAGCAGCGTATTTTCTACCGTGCGGATCTGTCTTCACATTCGTATTACTGGGGCTGGTACAAACAGCGCCGCACCCGATGGGTGGAGGGCATCGATGAGTTCGTCTACACGGGTATGGGCTATTCCTACAACGAGTATTGTTATCAGCCGGGGAGCATCTATGGAAAAACGTTTTCCAGCATTGCCCCACTTCTTGCAAGAACCGGATTGAGGGAGTATGTAAGACTTTGCCGGGGCTGTGTAAGCCCCAACTGGTACCTGTTTGCGTGGGGGTGGTTTCCACGCGTTGAGCAGATCTGCAAAGCCAATCTTCCGCGGCTGACCACGGAGTGCTTGGAAGATTTCGGAGCCGTAAAAAGCTGTATTCGGCAGGAGTCCGAAACCAGTCTTGTCAAGGCATTGGCGCTTGATACGAACCGGCTTTCGCGGCTCCGGACACTCAACGGCGGCACCATTATGCTCGACTGGCTGCAGCGTGAGAAATGCAGCGGCAGAATCATCCCGGATCATGTGCTGCGCTGGCTGGAGCAGGAGAAGATCCATGTTTCCGATATCGACTTCATTTTGAATCGAATGTCGGAGCAGCAGGTCTGCAACTACCTTCAGCGTCAGAAAAGCGGCACGCGGGATACCCTGCGGCAGATTATTTCCACGTGGCGGGATTACCTTTCCATGGCGGACAAGCTGGGAATCAACACCAACGATGAGATCGTATACCGTGTCAAGCTGCTGCGCCAGCGTCACGATGAACTGGTGGAACAGCTGCGGAAAAGAGAACGGGACATGGAAGCTGCCGCAACAGCAAGAAAGTATCGGAAAATTGCAGGCATCTGCCGCTTGATCAAACCGAAATACGAATACACCGGCGAGGTGTATTCCATCGTTGTTCCGTCAGGTGTACGCGATATTATGCGCGAGGGCGATGCGCTTTCCCACTGTGTCGGCAAGTCAGACCGCTATTGGGAGCGCATCGAGCAGCAGGAGGCATATATCCTGTTCCTACGCAAGACCGCAGAGATCGACAAGCCGTACTACACCCTTGAGGTGGAGCCAAACGGCACAATACGGCAGAAACGGACCTACTTTGACCGACAGAACGATGACCTCAAGGACGCAGAGATGTTCCTGAAGGAATGGCAGAAGGTTGTCTCCGAGCGCTTGACAGAGAGCGACCGGGAAAAAGCGGAAAAGAGCAAGGTCCTTCGCCTGCAGGAATTCGAGCAGCTGCGGCAGGATGACATTCGTATCCATACCGGCGACCTTGCCGGTCAGCGGCTGGTGGATGTTCTGGTGTCGGATCTCATGGAAACCGCGGCCTAA
- a CDS encoding DUF4428 domain-containing protein, translating into MGLFDKKYCDICGEKIGLLGNRKLEDGNLCKDCAKKLSPWFSDRRRSTVEDIKGQLAYREENREKAAQFRTTRSFGEDWKVLLDEDHRWFTVTRARDLAEANPDILDFDAITGCRMDIDESRTELTREDADGKDVSYVPPRYEYSYDFFLVISVRHPYFDEMRFSLNSSSVYYEPQKLPQRVPMSHAPMDRPSGRPKMINASRVDPEDCAEYRKYCQMGDEICQALEQARSGGKQPTGAAPEENIIMREAAQDIPAAGPWTCPACGGNNQGKFCEYCGSPRP; encoded by the coding sequence ATGGGCTTATTTGATAAGAAGTACTGCGACATCTGCGGCGAGAAGATCGGCCTTCTCGGCAACCGCAAGTTAGAGGACGGCAATCTCTGCAAGGACTGCGCGAAAAAGCTTTCGCCGTGGTTCAGCGACCGCCGCCGCTCCACGGTGGAGGACATCAAAGGGCAGCTTGCCTACCGCGAGGAAAACCGGGAAAAGGCGGCGCAGTTCCGCACCACCCGCTCATTCGGCGAGGATTGGAAGGTGCTGCTGGACGAGGATCACCGTTGGTTCACCGTCACCCGCGCACGGGATCTGGCGGAGGCCAATCCCGATATTCTGGACTTTGACGCTATCACCGGCTGCCGAATGGACATCGATGAGAGCCGCACGGAGCTGACACGCGAGGATGCAGACGGCAAGGACGTGAGCTACGTTCCGCCCCGCTACGAGTATTCCTACGACTTTTTCCTTGTCATCTCCGTCCGCCACCCCTACTTTGACGAGATGCGTTTTTCGCTCAACAGCAGCTCTGTGTACTATGAACCGCAGAAACTGCCGCAGCGCGTTCCGATGAGTCACGCGCCGATGGATCGGCCCTCGGGACGCCCCAAGATGATCAATGCGAGCCGTGTCGATCCGGAGGACTGCGCGGAGTACCGCAAGTATTGTCAGATGGGCGACGAGATCTGCCAAGCGCTCGAGCAGGCGCGCAGCGGCGGCAAGCAGCCTACCGGCGCTGCACCGGAAGAGAACATCATCATGCGCGAAGCTGCGCAGGACATTCCTGCGGCAGGCCCTTGGACCTGTCCCGCCTGCGGCGGTAACAATCAGGGCAAATTCTGCGAATACTGCGGATCCCCCCGGCCCTGA